The Raphanus sativus cultivar WK10039 unplaced genomic scaffold, ASM80110v3 Scaffold3423, whole genome shotgun sequence genome segment TTCATCTTAAACTTTAagaatttaatatatatgattatttataagatggtacatataaaatactattaattatatgattatttatatgatggaccaatacaattaattatatgatgacatatatatgatacataatagtgactaggactggacattcatgtatccattccgattcgtttcggatctgtttgggttttgggttttcggggtcaaagatttcagtcttttcgtatatttctaaatttcagttcaggtatccattcggattcgTTTCGGAACTGTTTGAGTTTTGGgttccggggtcaaagatttcaacctcatttagatatttctaaatttcagttcgaattacattcagatctttgcgggttcagttcgggttcggacaacccatttaaattatttttaaaatttattatatattttgaatttcttaaaatctataaacaaaataatatattgtatgtaaatctaaataacatatgttagaatacctaaacttaacaaataaattggtttgatttaaattttggatcaaaaatcaataattattttaaatatttttggtgttttgagtgtacttctactatgttagatatttatatttgactatttttatatattttcaagtatttaaaccgacctaaaagtatcatatatattctggatgtttctatatacattaaaactaaaaataattaatatatataagtatattaatCTTTTtcagatacattttgatatctaaAATACTTCGGTTAAAATtagttatggtttcggttgtctaaatatcaaaattttgaataatttggatatttaatcaattttggttcgggtttggtattactcttttggatcgtgatcggttcggttcttcagatttgaattttttatcgaaatttaatattgacatgaaataaatagcaatatatttttgaaatatacacccgcacgggtgtgcgggtcaaaatctagttaacttTAAAACTGTAGTACATTAACTTGAAAACTTtagaaaatcatattatttagtCTCTATAAAccataactagatcttgacccgtgcgatcgcacgggtattaattttcagttttagttttttttatactaaataatatatttataatatttaatcgttttatattgactaagttaggggtgggtatttgggtatccactcaaattcggttaaaatctattcggatttgagttttttgagtttaaagattctacctctattcgggtatttataaactttggttccggtttgattcagatctttgcgggtttgataacccgtttaaactatttttgaattttcaaaatttatatatctttaaatttccctaaatctaaaaataaaaataatataacatgtaaatttgagtgatgtaagccaaagtacctaaattaaaaattaaaataagtttaacttgaatatttggatgaagaataaatatatattttaaatatttttggagttttgattattgtttatctactttaaaatgtttacttttgattattttttatatttcaaatattttaaccaacttaaaatagcttatatcttggatattaattcgaaaaatagctaacatattgaagtatataaatatgatttaaatacatttgaatatccgaaatatttcttTCGGATgaagtttggttatggttctctagataccaaaatggtaaatccgtttggatattatccaaattttttaaatgaagagttggtattataatttccagaatcgtttgtctaataaaaatgtatttttttgaatttgacattgatttaatggagaagttaatgaagtgtatttaatttaaatttaatttggaaaacacattaattgaaGTGGAAAAtacagcattaaaataggaaatattatttaatgtcagtggcataccattgtaaataaaagtgaaaactaaggggtattttatatgggtacttctcttttaataatacaGATTGTTACTGTAATATTCTTAGTATttggtattatttatttattttgtcattAATATTTATTCTGAAGGCTGTTgtcagaaaaagaaatattggAGGCTATAtatcttgaaattttatttaagccAATCAAAACTAAGGGACAGCATCTAGTTAGAGCGAGAATCAATCAAATGGATCAGTTCAAAGTACGTAGGTGGTGTGTACTACTTTAGTGATAACATCAGAAAGTACCTGTCAAATGATGAAAAGTCAATAGTTTGTTTGTCTGAGAGGTTGCTCTAATAAGAACTCGTGTCACGTGAGCCATTGGATATTGTCCTGCCTCTTTATCATAAAAccttacagaaaaaaatatgttgttttaatgttttaaagGGGAAACAATTAGCTGACAAAAGAGGGGAACAATTATGGAGTTTCAGTGAAAAACATTACTGACTGAAAAAGTGTACGTACGGAATAGCGGCGGCATCGAGATCGTCGTATGAATGATTACGAGAGCTTCTAGATCAGCTGGAGTCTGAAGGCACCTGATTATGTAGTTTAAACCGTATGTTCATATGTCCTaaattgtttccttttttaatctAAGAGTACATTTAACTAATTCAGAGTAGGTTTGGAGTGAGcaaatttaaaagaaagaaaatggaATGGGATTTACTACTTGGAGTAAATGACAATCAATGAGATACATTACAAGAAGTTTCACTTACTATTTctgatttagtatttttttgttgttgtaatatTTGCTTGTTCTGAGGCTGAAAACTTGTCCTATTTCATCGAAATATTACATGATATATAATGCCTTAAACAACTTAATTCAATACTTAGACTCGGAAACTGTCTCCACTACTTTAGGACGTGACCCACAAACTTCTTAAATAAACAAAGACTCGATCAAACCAACTTCTCCTTTATTTTCGGACttgatttttttcataaatttttgtGTTGTCAATCAGAAAATCATCAATCAAAGTATATTGAAAGTGTCTCTTTCATTCAATTCTATTCTCTCAAGTCCTTTGGTTTATAATTTTCTCCATTCTATAGTTGTCTTGTTTCAACATTTTTCTAGATTATTGTACGTACTAGTacctaaagaaagaaaagtagTTCACGTTTTGATAAAAACCTACCGAAGTATAAAAATAGTTCAAGCTTTCATTGTTGTAATTAGTGTATTTACATGTTCCAATTATGAACATAGTATCTGTACGATAAAAGTGTAGATATCAACTAACAACAACATCAATGATTTAATTAGGCGATGTTTACATCCAGCGATATTACATTTATATAGGGATGTACATTCATATATATTATCCAGAAGCAACATCCAGATTTGTTTATTGCAACTTTATCTCTTGTTATGTCCAGGCCCGGTTCTGACCCAATACCTAAGACACATTGGTATGGGGCCTATGATTTTTACCCATGATTTTTACATCTTATAAacctttttgttgttgttatcagtaaaacaaacataaaatgaaTTCTAAAAAGTATTtcaaacattttacaaaataaattttggagttttgtttcttaattataaacaaataaatagaaaattaacttttaaagttGATAGACATgtattagtttcaaaaaaattatagttttaatcgtaaattattttaaattttatttatttaatgatttaGGGCCCgtaattttcattttgtattGGACCCATAATATCTCAGGACCGGTACTGGTTATGTCGAAAATATTATACAGTGAAAAGAGAGAATGTAGAGATTTTCTTAAAGCTTAGAAGTGGCTAGGTTGATGAGAACCTTGCGAAGTGTTTTGCCGGATGCAGTCTTTGGTACGGAGTCTATAAATGCGACCTTCCTTATTCTTTTATATGGGGCCACCTGATTATTACATCAATATTTTTCATCCAAGTTACTATACTTGGAAATTGTTTTCTAATAAAATGAGCTATGATTGTGAGTATAGAAGAGAAAACCTGTTTAGAGATGAAGTCAATAACTTGTTTCTTAGAAAGATCGCGCTCAGGCTTGCGTTGCACGAAAGCCATTGGACATTGGCCTGCTTCCTTGTCAGGAATCCTTTGTAACAGACAAAGACAACACAAGAAAGCAAAGGTCTGGTAATTATCtggaaacatttccaatatTTTAATGTAGTCCAAAgaacaaaatagaaaaatgcACAAAcgattatactccctccgtttcatattaagtgtcgttgtagagatttttttcgttgcaaaataagtgtcgttttagcatttcaatacagaatttattaattttattctgcattttatttttctattggttgagatgtatgggtaatgatgtttttgtatggaaaatatgcaaaatttaatgatttcttaatctgtgtgcacaactctaaaacgacacttattaagaaacagagagagtaaaAGATTTACGGAATAACTGCTGCATCAAGAATATCCGGGTGGCTTAGTAGGAGAGCCTCTAGTTCAGCTGGAGGCACCTATTATACAATCCAAAAGCGTTTTAGAGTTTGcttgtaacaattttttttgttatttgtaaGCAAATCCATAATCAAAGATTTTACAAACCTGATAACCTTTGTATTTGATTAGCTCTTTAAGTCGATCAACGATAAAAACAAACCCATCATCGTCGATATAGCAAAGATCTCCGGTTTTAAGCCATCCCTCTGAATTGATAGTTTCTTTTGCAGCTTCTTCGTTCCTAAAATAACCTTTTTGTCCACAAGCATATATAGATTTGTTATGAAAACTAtgcttataaatattttttgaatatatgaaaATGACGAATATATTATACCTCTAGCAATAGAAGGCCCTTTGAGCCAAAGCTCGCCCGTTTGGTTAACACCCATAATCCGACCCGTATCCAGATCCACAATCCTCGCTTCCACCCCGGACGACAACAACCCTGCCGCACCGGATCTCCGACTCTCCTCCACCGTATCAATAGAAGCTCCTGCGCCGTTCGATTCAGTCAAAGCGTACCCTTGAAAAATATCGACCGTTGGATATGCCTTTAAAAACCCTTCAGTAACTTCCTTGCTCAAGGGGGCACCACCACACCTAACTCTTCGGACAGAACTCAGATCGTACTTGGCCTTGATCACATCTGAGCCGTTGATCATAACTACCACGATCGGCGGGACCAGAGCCAGAGTCGTCGCTCTGTACTTCTCTGCTGCCGCCACCATCTCGTGGAGATCAAACTTCCGGAGAATCACCACCGTTGAACCCAAAGCTACGGTGGCCATGACGTAGTTTAGTAACCCGAAGGTGTGGAACAACGGAACGGTGCAGAGGAAGGTCTGGTTCGGCTCCAGTGGCTCAGCGATGTATCTCGCCACGTGTGCTATTAAGTTCCCGTGAGAAACTATCACCCCTTTGCTTCGCCCCGTGGTTCCCGACGAGTATAGAAGCATCGCCGTGTCGTCCTTGTCGACTCGGTCTCTGGCCCGGTCTCCACTCGTCTCCTTGTTCACCATCTCAGTCAGATAACCAGCGACTCTGACTCCGCGAGTGGGTCCCTTTCTCTCGAGGAAAATGGAGACACCCGAACCGGCGAGTTTTTTAGCCAGCTCAGGCGTTGTGAAGACGAGCTTAGGGTTGCTGTCCGCCATCTGTTTTGAGATCTCACCGGCGGTGTTGAGAGGATTCGCCGTGGTGACGACGGCGCCTATAGACATGACGGAGAGGCAGACGATGGGAACGGAGATGGAGTTGGGAGATAGGACGAGTACTACGTCGCCTCTTCTTATCGCAAAGTCGCGGTGGAGACAGTCCGCAACACGGTTCACGGCTCTCCATAGGCCGGAGAAGCTTAGGCGGTGGCCCGTGGAGGCGTCTATGAAGGCAGTTGTACCTCGGTGAGCTTGAGAGGAGATAAAAGTGGTGACGTCGAGTGAGGTGTTCGCCGGAAGTGGCAGTGGGTTGCGTTTACTGTAAAACGTCGAGTTTGCATTGCAGAAACCACTCCTTGGATCGATgagcgatgatgatgatgatgatgatgaggagcTTAGGGAGTTTGTCATTTTTTGTTCAGGTGGGGATTAGATCATCTAGTTTAGATGGATGCACAGCTCTGAAATTGTCAAAGTATTTATACTATATGGAACTTAAGTAAAACACATGGCATGAACTTAACAGCTCAGACACTTGTTAACAAGAATCAAATGTTTAGGAAAAAAGGGAATCAAAATTCTAGTTTCACCAGCTAATAAGAATTAGTTATTTCGTATATGTagattaaaaagaaacaaaatatttaaaatttgtttttttaaacaagatgatagaaaatatacatattattaacaaatttttgttgtttaaaatcattatttgtcatatatattttaatcaattagtTAATTTCTTAGGttttacttaaaaaaataatagataataaattttattctgTAGGTAATTGCCATAAATGAATGGTCTATAATTGAcgtattatataatataacattctCTAACAACTTAATTTTGGATCAACAATTCTCAATTGATTTTCAAGCTGTTACGTAAATAAAATTAGCATTTAATCAacataacattttttaaattagTACATACTATAtgttaaaatcttttattttttttctccttttaacATAGAGAGGATGCGTGTACATAT includes the following:
- the LOC108821296 gene encoding 4-coumarate--CoA ligase-like 8 isoform X3, whose translation is MTNSLSSSSSSSSSSLIDPRSGFCNANSTFYSKRNPLPLPANTSLDVTTFISSQAHRGTTAFIDASTGHRLSFSGLWRAVNRVADCLHRDFAIRRGDVVLVLSPNSISVPIVCLSVMSIGAVVTTANPLNTAGEISKQMADSNPKLVFTTPELAKKLAGSGVSIFLERKGPTRGVRVAGYLTEMVNKETSGDRARDRVDKDDTAMLLYSSGTTGRSKGVIVSHGNLIAHVARYIAEPLEPNQTFLCTVPLFHTFGLLNYVMATVALGSTVVILRKFDLHEMVAAAEKYRATTLALVPPIVVVMINGSDVIKAKYDLSSVRRVRCGGAPLSKEVTEGFLKAYPTVDIFQGYALTESNGAGASIDTVEESRRSGAAGLLSSGVEARIVDLDTGRIMGVNQTGELWLKGPSIARGYFRNEEAAKETINSEGWLKTGDLCYIDDDGFVFIVDRLKELIKYKGYQVPPAELEALLLSHPDILDAAVIPIPDKEAGQCPMAFVQRKPERDLSKKQVIDFISKQVAPYKRIRKVAFIDSVPKTASGKTLRKVPSDSS
- the LOC108821296 gene encoding 4-coumarate--CoA ligase-like 8 isoform X2: MTNSLSSSSSSSSSSLIDPRSGFCNANSTFYSKRNPLPLPANTSLDVTTFISSQAHRGTTAFIDASTGHRLSFSGLWRAVNRVADCLHRDFAIRRGDVVLVLSPNSISVPIVCLSVMSIGAVVTTANPLNTAGEISKQMADSNPKLVFTTPELAKKLAGSGVSIFLERKGPTRGVRVAGYLTEMVNKETSGDRARDRVDKDDTAMLLYSSGTTGRSKGVIVSHGNLIAHVARYIAEPLEPNQTFLCTVPLFHTFGLLNYVMATVALGSTVVILRKFDLHEMVAAAEKYRATTLALVPPIVVVMINGSDVIKAKYDLSSVRRVRCGGAPLSKEVTEGFLKAYPTVDIFQGYALTESNGAGASIDTVEESRRSGAAGLLSSGVEARIVDLDTGRIMGVNQTGELWLKGPSIARGYFRNEEAAKETINSEGWLKTGDLCYIDDDGFVFIVDRLKELIKYKGYQVPPAELEALLLSHPDILDAAVIPIPDKEAGQCPMAFVQRKPERDLSKKQVIDFISKQVAPYKRIRKVAFIDSVPKTASGKTLRKVLGQNRAWT
- the LOC108821296 gene encoding 4-coumarate--CoA ligase-like 8 isoform X1, whose amino-acid sequence is MTNSLSSSSSSSSSSLIDPRSGFCNANSTFYSKRNPLPLPANTSLDVTTFISSQAHRGTTAFIDASTGHRLSFSGLWRAVNRVADCLHRDFAIRRGDVVLVLSPNSISVPIVCLSVMSIGAVVTTANPLNTAGEISKQMADSNPKLVFTTPELAKKLAGSGVSIFLERKGPTRGVRVAGYLTEMVNKETSGDRARDRVDKDDTAMLLYSSGTTGRSKGVIVSHGNLIAHVARYIAEPLEPNQTFLCTVPLFHTFGLLNYVMATVALGSTVVILRKFDLHEMVAAAEKYRATTLALVPPIVVVMINGSDVIKAKYDLSSVRRVRCGGAPLSKEVTEGFLKAYPTVDIFQGYALTESNGAGASIDTVEESRRSGAAGLLSSGVEARIVDLDTGRIMGVNQTGELWLKGPSIARGYFRNEEAAKETINSEGWLKTGDLCYIDDDGFVFIVDRLKELIKYKGYQVPPAELEALLLSHPDILDAAVIPIPDKEAGQCPMAFVQRKPERDLSKKQVIDFISKQVAPYKRIRKVAFIDSVPKTASGKTLRKVLINLATSKL